Within Hoplias malabaricus isolate fHopMal1 chromosome 16, fHopMal1.hap1, whole genome shotgun sequence, the genomic segment CCTCTGGGAAcccattatgaaattttgtggggctttttttgtgtaattctaaagcacaacaaaaaaaatgaccAGTACTGCTCTCCTCTCGATGTAGAATTGGAGGTCCTAAAAATGGGTAATTCTTATGTTActattaccctgaccaatcagaagGCTACCATAGCCACACCTCCTCTCTGCTTGTTTACCAAATCTTAGGAGCCATTACTGAACATGCTAGCTATCCAGCCATTCTCCAAACTATGGGGAGGGAGTGAAAAACACAGAACGAGCCTGAATGGATTAAGTCCGAGTACAGCAGAGACAGTAGCAACATTCAGTTGGTGTTTTTAATGTCGTATCAGTGGCAATATCAGCCACACTTTACCGGCGCACAGAGGAGAACAGCAGCGGGGAAGGCAGACACACAGTAAAGAAGAGAAAGGGCCACACTGGGCCGGCACGTACAGCAAAGTAGCTGCAGGGATAAAAGCCACACTCCGACAGCAGTTCAGACGAGTAGCAGAGGGGGGAACCACCAATTTGAGACACTCTGGAACAGTGGTCAACAACCAACCTGTCGATCGCAATAAACCATGGCTGCTTCAGTTATGTCCTTTAGGTTACTATATCTGCATTCTGTATCTGCAGTGGTTTGGGAGCTACTTAAGCAGGGACATATAAagctgcagtcacacagggtTCGTGTCTGCAAATGCTGACACGCAAATTTGTGTCCCTGGCCAATAGTTCTGCAGCACTGTTTCTGCACTGTCTGAGCCAACACGACGGCAGAACTGACGGGTGCAGTTTCAAGACAGGAGATATTACACAAATACTTTATGCGGATTACAAATGACAGGACAAGCAATAGTCACACTAAACCCCGGTGTTCTGACGAGTTGTGCTACCGCATGAATATGTGCAACCGTAGAGTACTTTCATAAGTACAGCCGCCTAAATAAAAGGTAGGGCATTTGGATAGGCAAAAAGAAGTGTAAGCAAGAGACATGCACAGCCTAAATCCCCTTATGAAGGGAAATATAAAGGTAATTAAAGGTAACTatattgtttatacatttaattttttttaacatttataaataacagTAAGCTAAGATTGTATAATGCACTGGAAGAAAACACATATCCCATGAAACACacatgaaaacataaaaaattgTGGGGCATGCACATGGCTGCTGTAGGACAGTTATCAGTAGCACAACATGTCAGAACACCTGTTTCCTCAGGCACCAAGTACCACAGCCAACCCTCAGCTGTACATTAATGAAGTAAACGGTTTAATTTTACGTTATTGGAGGCGATGGGGACATAAACAGCTTTGTTTATAAGTAGCCTAAGCCTGGCATTTACGCTGGTAGatctttcatttattcagattttaaaaagatTGGTGACCACTGCTCTAGAAGGTATCCAGTTCATACAATTATgttaacatttatataataatataaataatcacacgaaaccacacacagacacataaaagacaaaaaatgtccgtaggtttgTACATGAATGGCTGTATAATGCCAATGTTATCTTTTGTAAAATGACAACTGCAGGTTAAAATACAAACCCCGCAACTGCTTCTTCTCGAGGCTGTGTGGTGCCATGGTAACACAAACAGCATTCCGTTCTCCAGTGATAGAATTGTGAGTCACGCATGATCATTAGTGTTGGACCACTCCCATACCGTTCTCAGAGAGCTCTGAGGAGCATATTTTGGTCGTTTATGAGAAGAGATTGATCatatttctcttttctgtttttttatttaaactttgctgaatgtttcatataacacccaagtttagaattatacaaacaaaacacacaatttCTAAATGGGCTCCCAGGGAAAAAGTTGTGCATTTTTGTGTCATGGTATAACATACAATGAAATGCTCTGCATTTAATCCATCCGTGTCAATAAACACAtgcactcccacacacacacatattagcATAatgggggcagtgagcacacacacctaGAGTGGCGAACAGCTAGCcccagcacccagggagcagctgGGGGTTAGGTGCAATGTTGGAGATCTACtctccactctattagacacttTGTTTGTCATCTTATAGTtgttcatcagtggtcactggatgCCGCCAACATGACACTGGATGTTTTATATTGATTGACTATTCtcattccagcagtgacacaggcACCTTAAAACTCCAGTCACCCTGCTGTTTTTGGttcacttgtaccagcacagcacactaacacactaccaccacttTAGGGTCACTGCAGctcagagaatgatccaccaaccaaataatgcctgctctatggtggtcctgatcattgaaagAAAAGGGCCATGTGCCCTTTAAGCCCACGTTCAGATTTGAAGTCAAAATAAATCAGATGAGATTAATATTTTGTGATACTCAATTTTAAGTAATCCAGAAACTtgttactttattattattattattttaaataaacaccagTCACATTTGCCAATGTTGAGTTAGTCCCACTTGTGTGCATGCAGCCTCAGGGGACCTCATACATGTTCAACAACAAACATATTCACATTTTGTGCTATTTTCAGCCAACTGTTTGGTAGGTACATCCTTATGTAAAACAGGAGATCAATGTTTTGATTTTTGTTCATTATGTAGTAACACTTTGCCAGTTTATGCTATTTTCCTTCATGGGCAAAGGTGAGTTTTAATATGAAATCTATAATCTGGTCAATTCATTAGCTTCACTAAGAGATACAATGCTAAATATTTAAGCTAGTCAAGTGTGTACAGCAAAATTTTCTGGTTAATTTTTAGTAAATACATCATATATTTTTCTGGAcagctgaatatttttaaaaggtgGGCTACAGACTTCACACTTTTTTCactttatggtaactgttgcataatattaaaatggtccttttctcttttaaaatttaaaacgtatatgaagtattaatatttattaacattaaaatattattattaataatatcaaCATTGAATtccccatctttaaatcatccaAACCAAACCTCACTTGTACTTTTGTATACAATATTATccacaagaacagaacaaatcaatgcacacATCAATGCAAGCTTTTGTCCTTGATGGAACTTATAATGAATGCAATGATTAATTAAATCTTTTAACTTGCCATTTACAAACTGCTTAAATCTTAGCAGTGTGATTATTTGGTTACAGGTTATTTTTTGGTTGAAAATAATGACAATCTGCATTTGCATTACTCACAGCGGTTGACGTCACATTCCCAGTTTCTATTGAACTGATACGGGACACGTTTGTTTCACGTTTGTTCTAGATGATTTGTTTGAGAAACACATTTCTCTCcctgggcagcacggtggcgcaacagttagtgtcgcagtcacatatctccagggacctggaggttgtggtttcgattcccgctccaggtgactgtctgtgaggagttggtgtgttctccccatgtccgcatgggtttcttccgggtgctccggctcccacactccaaaaatacacgttggtaggtgaattggtgactcaaaagtgtccgtgtttgtgtgagtgaatgtgtgtgtgccccctccagggtgtattcctgccttgcgcccaatgatttcaggtaggctctggacccaccgcgaccctgaattggataagcggttacagataatgaatgaatgaatgaatgaatgaatgaatttctctCCCTCAGTCGGAGTTAGGGGCAAGTACTTCACGGCTCCCAAACCGAGAACTCGCTTCTCATTGGTTGTTAGTTGTTACACTCCTGGTTACTGATGTCAGTCACTTTTATTAAGCCAATGAGCAGGCACATCATGacctgtccatcattcagtgtgGCAGCCAATGGAGGCACAGTCCttcctacagggggttgttttgcagcGGGCGCTAAGAGCAGAGCAGGTCAGAGCTGAAAGATTGGGAGtttacagctctgctttcagaAAGAACTAATGTTAGCACCGTGTCCTTGTAGAACAACCAACTGGTGTTCAACCAACCAACAACCAATGAGAAGCACATTCTCTGTTTGGGAGCTGGAAAGTACCTGCCACTCCTTCTGACTGAGGGAGAGAAGCGTGTTTCTCACACAAATATTGTCTTAACAGTCTAACCTCACAAACACTAAATCACATCCTGTATTGGTTCAATACATTTGGAAAAAGAAATGGCAAAACAGCATTTACAtcttattgttttcatttcaatttGGGATATACCTCCCATATTAACTAaggaatacattttcaaatgagagATTACTCTTGCATTTTCCCAAATTATATCCACTATAAACCTGgtcaatatatattaaatataatgagTACACTTATCTGAAGTATCAGTTGACCCAGGTAGGTTTAGGTTAAAGTACAAAATGTGTAAATTTTATCTAAAGGTTTGCTGTGAACTATATGTGCATACAAGGTGCAGATTACCAGGAGCACATTCTACCAGCTATATTTACAGTCTGCATTAAAATGCTGAGTAGCTGTCAGGTTACATCCTGCATTATGCAAAAAAAATCTCAGCTAGAGCTTATCAACATCAACCCTATGAAAGGTTAAGATTTGCAGATAAAGCAATGAAGGATCCAGACAAAAAATTTTCAAACACTAAAATCAACCAAAATATGCAAGAAAGACtttgttaaaatatgttttgtggTTTTATGGCACAATTTGAGGAATTTTAACACAATTCATTAttcaacattattatttttcagatgTTTTCAATGACAGTTACATCACACTTTGTTTTGAAAAAACCTaaacattttgtaaacatttgtgAGTGTATATAAGAGAATCTATAattcaaaaaaataaactaatttaaatgtatattattttagaAACTTTGATTGACACTAAAACCTGGGTTTGTTTAAAATACATCATGAGAAGTATTTTGTTGTGTCTTATGGCCTCATCTTAACATTTTAATGCAGAGAACCATATCATCTCAGCTGTGTTTTGGTTTTAAAATGTACCTGAGAAGTGGGATGTCTCTGGTCGTCCACTCTTCCTGGAGACTCACTTTTGGCCCTGGGTCTCTCTGCCATCACCACCACGCTGCCTGTTGGGCTAAACCTGAAGATACGCAAAATGGTGCAATCAGTTCGTTTGTAAAAATTTGCTTTACAAATCTctattataaatgaatgaattaatgaatgaaagaataaataaaatgaaaggcaCCTTGGGTATAGACACTGCTAAGATAGTCTATGTTGTTGCAGGGTTGTTGGAaattacacaaatatacaaatgtatatgtaaatgtaatgtacaaTTTGAATaattcactttttattttttacatgcaTAGCCTGATGCATAAGAGAACAATGCAAATATTTCTTAACCAAAAGTCTCATTTGATTAAACTCCATAATCAATACTGCATATTGTTCTGGGATTAACTCACTTTAAATGCATACATGATAACAAAGCTCACAATAactcaaatgaaaaaaaacttctcaATAATATCATCCCTTGTctgcatataaaaaaaaattaactacaATAGTTAAGTAAGCGCCAAATTTATGgtgtcattaattcattcattatctgtaaccgcctatccagttcagggtggcggtgggtccagagcctaacaggaatcattgggcgcaaggtgggaatacaccctggagggggcgccagtccttcaaagggcatggtgtcattattattactgaTTTATATAACATTACACATACTTGGCTGCTAGAGCCTGTGTATATCAGTTGATTCTCCACaattctccaaacacacacaaatatataacattttgttTCCTAAAATTAGCCAGTCATATGATTATTCTGACCATCTACACAGAGTCATGTAGTCATCCACTGTGATCAGTGGGCCAACAATGGACAATTGATTATGTCTTTCAGGGATATGCAATAaaaggcagcagcagcagcaggtgcTTATAGACGAACATTAAAGGATCAGATACAAGaaacaaaaatgaacacatGTGATGTGAATATAGCTTATTTTAGGGTCTCTGTAAGACATTTCTCTCAGGAAGAGCTAGTAAATTATCTGGATTAAGCAAGTTATTTGATAGTGAGTATCTGGCCTATATcattcaaaaacattttataccTTTCAGATTCGCTGAAGCTGCTGGAGGGCTGGGAGCTTTTGGCTCTGGAAGCCCCTGTGACAAAGCCCTCCTGCACCAGTGTGCTGTGTCCTGAGGTGTCGATCATCATGGTTGGCCCTTCCTCTGCCCCACTGCCTTCCTCTGCTGATGCCTGAGTCTCTGCCCCAATCCACTCTTCCATCCGCTCCGTCTTAATGCGTAGACCTTCCACCACGCGCACAGCCTCTTCCCCACCCCTCTCTTCGGCTCCTGTCTCCACGTACCACTGACCTGCTCTGTTAATGCGTAAAATTGGCTCCTTCCCTGACCCCACAGCGGACTCGGCTCCCAGGCCACTGTGTTCCACAACCTGTGGACTCATGGACTCTCCAGACGGGCTCACTTCACGTACTTCCCTGATGTCAAGAACCCCTCCAGCTGTGCCATGGGCAGTGATCACTCTAGAGCCACCGTGCCTGGGACTTAGAGAGCGGGATCCTGGGAACGTGGCTCCACCTCTTTCTGCCTCGCTCCTATGAGCCTGGCCACCTGCCAGCTCCTCTTCCACATCTGCCAAGCTTATCTTGAAGTGAATACCTTCCAAAATCTGTGTGCAGCGGTCAATGATGTGCTGCATTTGCAGGAAGCTGGCCGCTGTCAGGTAGCTGATGATGTCGGCAAGCTGTAGACACAAGCGGCCAGTGTAGCAGAATGATAGAAGCTGCTCAAACACGGACGGGTTCCTGATCACAGACAGCGACACCGTGCTCATCTCACTGAGTGACATGTGGTCCCTGAAGTATGGGGAGCTAGCGGCCAGAACCACCTTATGAGCACGGAAGCTTTGGCCTTGCACGTTGACCACGATGTCACACAGGCGGCCTTGCATGCGCAACTGGTTTAGGTGGGACAGGACAGAATTGCTGAAGTCGGGAATGTCCAACTGGATGCTCCCTGCTCGCTCCATGTGAGCTGCCTTCTTGGTACTGCTAAAAGCTGAAGGAAAAGAAAATTGTGAGGTTACAATCAAGTAAAAACAGTCTAAGTATTATTCAAAACAggcattatatatacatattatatgAAGTGTTTTTATAAATTGGCCAGACAGATTCattcagtggttctcaaactttttactTTTTCTATCACACCCTCcctcagatatatatatatatatatatatatatatatatatacacacacacacacacacacacataatatattaatatatatatagccccCAAAATAtggtaataaaacacacatgatTTTCAATCatgcaaaaatgagcaaaggcaggtgcaaGGGCATAGGAGTGAGTTTGAGTTTGGTGGAGGACATttttgctgagtcaaagcccaccTCATAACCCAAACTAGCTATAAactgattcctatgtagataatTATTTCatactattcagtgcagcagtgtgcagtttgggatATGGCCATAGACTAATggtaacttgctgcatgtttagagcttTCTCGCAACCTGAACACGGCTAATATTAACGTTGAccaactctcagatcctcctgttACCCTAATAGTTATATACAAGCCGCTTTTATAACTGCAATAATAGCCATCATTATCTGTTATGCTcttgttactgacctcaagaCCAGAGCAGGTAAAAAtgaactttataaaccagactctgacagtAAATCGGAGGCCATtaaagctgatgattggagcagttttttatttgaacaGCCACATTAACGAAGGATGAAAGAAGACCCACTCTGTGTCTGACTCACAGCCAAAATGTGTTAATCTCTatgacacattttcaaaataaaagtttgcaaataaaagcatattttggttcGAGCCAAACTACATTTTTCCTATTTAAtgctcttttattatgtttaagggctattaatgaatccattgtgagtgggtgtttttactgagtaagctttATAGGCAAAACAGAAAGCGATTAATGCTCATTTCCTTTATATTCCTTGCGCCCCACCTGCAATACTTACATGCCCCACACTTAGAGGAATGctggatttattcattcatcttctgtaacaacATTATACTCATCTGGGTCATAGTGAGTCCAAAGCCTCCATTGAATCACAAGATGCAAGGCAGAAATGAACCCTGGACAGATTTTGTAACCAAATATGGGaaaatatttgatatttgagatcttgtattatattatattctcAGTTGGAGAATAAATTTTCAGATTCCtatcttatttttttaatgtttcatattttacttttacattttattattattattatttatttacttttgaaCTCGATTTGGTGTGTGACATCAACTGAGAGGGGCATGGTATATATGACTGACAGCACAGCTTAGAAGGCTGCCTGTGAGAAATATGCCTATTAGAAATATGACACTTTTTATACACCATATTCAGTGGGGAAAGAAAACAGATGCTAGTGACAAAGTTCTATTTAGCAAGCTGTTATAGCAAGCTTGCACCAATCTCAAGAATGATACACTACAACATATTGTGCATTTCAACAGCTATACTTTGAAGTTTCCCCTTAGAACTTCAAATGCATCCTGGTATGCACTTCACAGTGTCAATTTGGTGTCTAAATCATCAACTAAAAATGTAATGATCAAGTCCCAGTGGATCTGCCACAATCATGTTagtgcaaaaacacaaaacTAGAGAAATGACTACACTGGAACCAGTCATGGTGGCAAATATTGCTATACATTCATtcaaaatacaacaataaaGAGCCCCTGTGGTAACAGACCTTCTTAACGCAAGTAATACATGTCAACTTACACAAGGTAATGGGAACTTAATGTGCGTTTATGAGCGTGAGTATTTGTTAAAAAGTgttaaacttagcacaaatgtaaggaaatttgtgtttggtagattatttttttgttgtaacaatgcttcttggcaatttgtctaaatggtgccacatttgtaaggaacatgcatttgtgggatgagcagtagagtaTGTGGGTtacgcccatgaaaaattttccaaatcctctctgccaatgccaaagagcttattctgccattgactcgtttggtgtttggtggactggTGATTGAAGATTGAGGAAACAGGACATATTGGTAGTTTAACAATTTCATTTCACAAAAAGGAGCCTCAGTAGCATGTGGAAAAGCCATACACAGCTACAACAGCCTGGGACCacctcctcatgctggtcaccagcctggtcacacactgctgtgggatggcatcccattctttaACCAGCATATGTCACAAGTCAACATGGTGGTGTTGGTCCCTCTGGCatgaacagcacgcccaagctgatcccacaagtgtttaATGGGGTTGAGATCAggagctggcaggccattccatacTCTCCACTCCCGAATTCTGGAGGCAGTTTCTGATAAACCCCGCTATGTGGGGGCGAGCATTGTCATATTGGAGGGTAGAGTTCGGtgccagactgtggagatatgagattgccactggttgcagaatttcatctctaTATCTCTCTGCACTaagattgcctccaatgatgacaagcctcaCCGCCCCAAGCTATCACACTGCCTTCACCAAAAGATGTTACTCTATCGGTGCTGCAATCAGCATACGGTTTTCCGTGTCGTCTACACATTTTGACCCTACGATCCAACTGCTGAATGCCGAATCCAGACTCATTGCTGAACATAACATTCCTCCACATGTTCAAGTTCCACTGCACGTGTTGCCGACACCAACGCAAATGGTGAAGGACAGTCATGGAATGCCTTCTGGCAGCCTGATGAGACCAGAGATTGGCTGCATGCAGTCTGTTCCGGATTGTCTGGGCAGAGAGCTGTCGGCCATATCGTTCATATGCTCACAGGTGCCCATGCTCACAGGCGCCTGATTGGCAGCATCTGGGTGTACCAGAAGCTCAAAACAAGTGTCAATAGCAACAGCAAAATAATAggggatttggcaaattttcaTGGGCGCATCCCACATACTCAGCTTTACttctcatcccacaaatgcatgttccttacaaatgtggcacaatttaaaaggaaaattaacaggctttccaacagtataaaatttattgccaagaagcactgttacaacaaataaataatctaccaaacacaaattcccTTACATTTTGTGTTAAGTTTTGATAGCGAAGTCATTCCTACACCTAACAAAGTTACAATCAAAATGAGTTTATTCCTATTTTTGGTGCACAAATGAGTAATGAAGCATTTTTATGTAaggtataattgtaattaatgacaaacattctcctgctcttttgtcattttatgtcaTTTCATATATCTTAAGTCATGGTGACCATAAATTAAGAGTTCCAGCACTAAGTCATAGCCATGGCTTACAGACCACCTCAATTGAAAATCGAACTTTGATATTGTTCCATATATCCATATGGTGTCTTTGAAACGCTAAAACACGTTTCATGTGGGAAATAAGCTGTgaatggctgagcatttccactttTAAACTGCAGTTCTCCAAAGCCAGTATCAAATGGGCCAAATTCAACCAAACAGGGGTCCTAAAATCATAAATTAAAAAACCAGTCCCCCTCAATTTATTGGGTGGGGTTTCTGAGGTGTAGAACAGTGGAGGAGGGGTAAATAGAGATAGAGGCAGGAACTAATTGCATTTTCATACATACAGGCCTATTGAAAGTGGCCAAAAGTGTAGAGCTACATTTCTGGAAAGATTTTAAGCACATGGATCATATTTCcttggaaataacttctaaatatgATGAACAGTTAAGTTTTAATTAATGCATAGATGAGGACCTTATCTTGTTGCAGCCTTGCAAAGTCATGGATGACATCTCTTTATAGTGCCTTATAAAGTTCTGTTTATGATATGTTAATTATATATCTGACATCGGGTGACCACAACTTCACTATCTTATTAACACTACTTAAGTTGTGGgcacacattttttattaaaagtgaTTTCACAAAGACAAAAGTGCACAAAAACCTgacaagtatttttttttaattaacgcTTTCCTTTACCTTTATAAAGCCTAGTTAGATTTATGTTAATGTCACTTACCTtctttaaaaccaagcacaatTTGTTCGGCACTTTATGTTTATGGCTACTATCTGCACTTCGTCCCACTCCCAGAAATGTGTAGTTAAGAGATTAATTTGCGACTGAAGTTACCATTATCCTTTTGCATAGATTTAACGCTAAGCGATTGAGCGCTAAGTATTTTCAGGCCAC encodes:
- the zbtb37 gene encoding zinc finger and BTB domain-containing protein 37 isoform X2 codes for the protein MERAGSIQLDIPDFSNSVLSHLNQLRMQGRLCDIVVNVQGQSFRAHKVVLAASSPYFRDHMSLSEMSTVSLSVIRNPSVFEQLLSFCYTGRLCLQLADIISYLTAASFLQMQHIIDRCTQILEGIHFKISLADVEEELAGGQAHRSEAERGGATFPGSRSLSPRHGGSRVITAHGTAGGVLDIREVREVSPSGESMSPQVVEHSGLGAESAVGSGKEPILRINRAGQWYVETGAEERGGEEAVRVVEGLRIKTERMEEWIGAETQASAEEGSGAEEGPTMMIDTSGHSTLVQEGFVTGASRAKSSQPSSSFSESERFSPTGSVVVMAERPRAKSESPGRVDDQRHPTSQAVNHTWL
- the zbtb37 gene encoding zinc finger and BTB domain-containing protein 37 isoform X1 encodes the protein MERAGSIQLDIPDFSNSVLSHLNQLRMQGRLCDIVVNVQGQSFRAHKVVLAASSPYFRDHMSLSEMSTVSLSVIRNPSVFEQLLSFCYTGRLCLQLADIISYLTAASFLQMQHIIDRCTQILEGIHFKISLADVEEELAGGQAHRSEAERGGATFPGSRSLSPRHGGSRVITAHGTAGGVLDIREVREVSPSGESMSPQVVEHSGLGAESAVGSGKEPILRINRAGQWYVETGAEERGGEEAVRVVEGLRIKTERMEEWIGAETQASAEEGSGAEEGPTMMIDTSGHSTLVQEGFVTGASRAKSSQPSSSFSESERFSPTGSVVVMAERPRAKSESPGRVDDQRHPTSQGEEPAVFDMGGYEEYLREQVGDRWFRYNPRLTCIYCCKSFNQKGSLDRHMRLHMGITPFVCRMCGKKYTRKDQLEYHIRKHTGNKPFHCHVCGKSFPFQAILNQHFRKNHPGCAPQEVSHSASPETTTVTSRGQNEDESPSQEDVEANGAGSRGGGASSFGEGVQPSVSTTGPD